One Halobacterium sp. DL1 DNA window includes the following coding sequences:
- a CDS encoding FAD-dependent oxidoreductase, producing the protein MNPKHADSTVDGQHRSIWLETSAETSYDALDGGTRVDTVVVGGGIVGITTASKLADAGQTVAVVDRDRILAGVTGHTTAKLTSLHGLLYDYLLEQFDEDRARQYADANQRAIDEVESTVEDRGIDCDFERVPAYTYVEDHDRRQAVRDEVEAARRLDLPASYTESTELPYDVAGAVKFEEQAQFHPRNYLLELAGDLVESGSHVFENTRALDVEPGSPCRVSTDRGELVADDVVVATNFPFFDEGLYFARLEPKRSYVLAARLAGETPDSIYYRQSDPYFSVRPHPAGDESLVLFGGQNHKTGHEVSGVDRYRKVEREARTRFDVDSVEYRWSTQDYRSIDSVPFVGKLAPHTKHVYVATGFGGWGLTNGTAAGMVLSDLILGRESPWTGVYEPTRFNASASTRELVKYNTESMRHFFEDRLKGRPSGVRVGLDRGEAKIVDSEEGPVGVYRDERGEVHTVSAVCPHMGCHVEWNDGEESWDCPCHGSRFDYDGRVVHTPAVSDLETFSERELSAIGVGVAQERSAEGDD; encoded by the coding sequence ATGAACCCAAAACACGCCGACTCGACGGTGGACGGACAGCACCGGTCCATCTGGCTGGAGACGAGCGCAGAGACCAGCTACGACGCGCTGGACGGCGGCACCAGGGTCGACACCGTCGTGGTCGGCGGTGGCATCGTCGGCATCACGACGGCGTCGAAGCTCGCCGACGCCGGGCAGACGGTCGCCGTCGTCGACCGCGACCGCATCCTCGCCGGGGTGACGGGCCACACGACGGCGAAACTCACGTCGCTGCACGGCCTCCTCTACGACTACCTCCTCGAGCAGTTCGACGAGGACCGCGCGCGGCAGTACGCGGACGCGAACCAGCGCGCCATCGACGAGGTCGAATCGACCGTCGAGGACCGCGGCATCGACTGCGACTTCGAGCGCGTCCCCGCCTACACCTACGTCGAGGACCACGACCGGCGCCAGGCGGTCCGCGACGAGGTGGAGGCCGCCAGACGGCTCGACCTGCCGGCGTCCTACACCGAGTCCACGGAGTTACCCTACGACGTGGCGGGCGCCGTGAAGTTCGAGGAACAGGCGCAGTTCCACCCGCGGAACTACCTCCTCGAACTGGCCGGCGACCTCGTCGAGTCGGGGAGCCACGTCTTCGAGAACACCCGGGCGCTCGACGTCGAGCCCGGGAGTCCGTGTCGCGTCTCCACGGACCGCGGCGAGCTCGTCGCCGACGACGTGGTGGTCGCCACGAACTTTCCGTTCTTCGACGAGGGGCTCTACTTCGCCCGCCTGGAGCCAAAGCGCTCGTACGTGCTCGCCGCGCGCCTCGCCGGGGAGACTCCCGATAGTATCTACTACCGCCAGAGCGACCCCTACTTCTCGGTCCGCCCGCACCCCGCGGGCGACGAGTCGCTCGTGCTGTTCGGCGGGCAGAACCACAAGACGGGCCACGAGGTGAGCGGTGTCGACCGCTACCGGAAAGTCGAGCGGGAGGCGCGGACCCGCTTCGACGTCGACTCCGTCGAGTACCGGTGGTCGACGCAGGACTACCGGTCCATCGACAGCGTCCCGTTCGTCGGCAAACTCGCCCCGCACACGAAGCACGTCTACGTCGCGACGGGGTTCGGCGGGTGGGGGCTCACGAACGGCACCGCCGCGGGAATGGTGCTATCGGACCTGATTCTCGGCCGCGAGAGCCCGTGGACTGGCGTCTACGAGCCGACCAGGTTCAACGCCAGTGCCTCGACGAGGGAGCTCGTGAAGTACAACACCGAGTCGATGCGCCACTTCTTCGAGGACCGGCTGAAGGGGCGGCCCAGCGGTGTCCGGGTCGGCCTCGACCGCGGCGAGGCGAAGATAGTGGACTCCGAGGAGGGCCCGGTCGGTGTCTACCGCGACGAGCGCGGTGAGGTCCACACCGTCTCTGCGGTCTGCCCGCACATGGGCTGCCACGTGGAGTGGAACGACGGCGAGGAGTCCTGGGACTGTCCGTGTCACGGCTCCCGGTTCGACTACGACGGGCGCGTCGTCCACACGCCCGCGGTCAGCGACCTGGAGACGTTCAGCGAGCGTGAGCTCTCGGCCATCGGCGTCGGCGTCGCCCAGGAGCGCTCCGCCGAGGGCGACGACTGA